The Rhodothermales bacterium nucleotide sequence CCATCCCACACTCGGCATCGTCTGAAGCATCTCCCGGCGAGCCGACGGGATCGTGAAACCCTGGATCCGCGGCGCATCGCCCTTCCATCCCTCCAGGATGACCTTCCAGACGAACCGGTCCCGGCGACCGCCGGCGGACAAAAAAGCAAACCATTCATCGCCCGGCTTCCGCGCGGCAGCCCGATTCAGCGCCCGCCACCGGCGGCCGGCCCAGCCGGCGAGGTAGAGCGATTTCGGGTACAGCGAATGGCCGATTTCCAGCATCAGCTCCCAGTCCCGCTGCCCCTCGCCGAGCGGGATGATTTCGGCGTCCACCGGGAAATGTCCTCCCGGCAGCTTCACGCCGCCGCGGAGCGCGATCGGCACGTTGCGGCCGGCAAGCTGGGGCGAGATGCGCAGGTAAAATCGCGGGTCGCCGAATCCCAGGCGTTCCCGCGGGCCGGCGGCGTTTTCGAAGTTCAAGCGGTGCACCGGGAGTTGCGCCCAGACATCCAGCCCCCGGATGACGCCCATCGCGGCGGTGACGTAGAGCGACGTCGTCACCGCGCGGCCGTCGGCGAAAAAGGGTTCGGCGCGGCCGGCTTCGTCGAAGGATCGCGACGTTCGATGGTGGTAGAGCGTCGTGGAAAGCCAGCCATGACCCGGTTGCAGCGTCCATTGCCCGTTGGCGCTCCCCGGCGCCAGGCCAGCGGCCCAGATCGCCACGAGCACCGTGGCCGCGCGTATCACGGCACTCCCCAGATCCGGGTGTTGGGTTCGAAGGTGGCCCATGCGAACCAGAAGGCGACGTAGGCCTCGGCGATCGGGGTCAGCCGCGCGCCGGCGCGGTCGCCCTCCACGGCCCGTCCGTCCACCTCCCACACCGATCCGGTATCCGTGTCCTCGATCCGCCCTTCGTGGATCTCGAACGCGATGGGCGCCCCATCCAGTTCGGCCGTGTACGCCATCGCGGCGCGCTTCGCACCATCCCACAAAATCACGACCGGCAGGCCGTCGACGGTGTCCGCGAGGGCTCGTGTGGGCGCGCCGTCGTCGAGGAGGCCGAACGGGTACGCCACGCCGCCGTCCGTGCCCGGGATGCCGAGGACCCGCTCCTTGGGCGGCCGGCGGGTATCGATGGGGAGGTTGACCAGCAGGCGGTTGTTGTCGATGTCTTCGTAGTCGCCGTACGGGTAGCCGGCGGGCGTGTAGTTGCGCGTCCAGCCGGTCTGGCTCGAGAGCACCTCGGTGTCGGGATGCAGCGCCTGCCATCCCGCCCAGGTCATCTCGATGACCGGGCTCATGACGAGCGGCGTCCCGTTTCGTTCGCCGCAGCCGGCCTCGCGGTTCATCTGCGGCCAGAGCGACTCGTCGGTATTGCGGTCGTACATCGTCAGGTTGCTCTGGTAGAGCAGGCCCGAGACGCCGAACGCCGCGCCGGCAGCGGCCGACCGGTCGAACGCCATGCTGGATCCGGTGAGCGGGCAGAAGGTGACGGCGAGCGGCGCCCCGTCGAGGGTCAGGTTGACGATTTCGTGCCACCATAGGATGTTGTGCGGGATGGCGATGGCCCGCTCGCCGGCGACGAGCCCGATCACGCGGCTGCTGTCCGCCAGATACGTGGCCGTGGGGGCCGATACGAGCGGAGGATCGACCAGCGCCGGGATGCCGTCCTTCCCGACGCCTCCATCCCGAAAGAGGTTCGCGTCGACGATGCAGCCAAGCTCCATCGGCGGGTCGCCGGCGTCGCCGTTTCCGCCGCTGTCGCAGCCGGCGGTGAGGAGGAGAAGCGTGAAGGCGAGGCGGGAGATGGCCTGGATGCGCATGCTGGAAACGGGCGTGGATCTCGGAGACGACTGTCTGTACGTCATAACGGCGAGGGGCGTGTTACGGAGAAGCGCGGCGTGGAGCCGCCGAGGGTTCAAAGCGCCCGCCTCGGACCGATACTCGTTCTGTGAACGTAATGACGCCTCACGAGTAGGTTCCGGGACCGATTCCCCACGCGGCACGTTTCCTGGAAACGCCCTGCGCTGGATGCGGTGTCGTACGTCCGGCATCGCACCCGGGATGAACGGGGCGGTCGTGCGTTTGGTCCGTTCTTGCAACCGTTTTACATCGCTTTCCATGCCGATCCTCGCCCCTTCCATTCTCTCCGCCGACTTCTCCCGGCTCGAGGCGCATGCCCGCGAGGCCGTCGCGGCCGGCGCCGAGTGGCTGCATATCGACGTCATGGATGGCCACTTCGTCCCCAATATCACCATCGGGCCGCTCATCGTCGAAGCCCTGAAGCCGCTTTCGCAGGAGACCGGGGCGGTGCTCGACGTCCATCTCATGATCGAGAACCCCGAGCGGTACATCGACGCGTTTGCGAAAGCCGGCGCGCACCGGATCACCGTGCACGTCGAGACGTGTCCGCACCTGCACCGTACGATCCAGCAGATCCGGGAGGCCGGCGTGCTCCCGGGAGTTACGCTCAACCCGGCCACCTCGCTCTCGACGCTCGACGAGATTTTGCCCTTCGTGGAGCTGGTGCTCATCATGTCGGTCAACCCCGGCTTCGGCGGGCAGGCCTACATCCCCCAGAGCACCCAGAAAATCCGGCGGCTGCGGCAGGAGATGAAGGCGCGGGGGCTGGATCTGCGTCTCCAGGTGGATGGGGGCGTCAAGGCGTCGAATGTGCGCGAGGTGGTGGATGCCGGCGCCGACGTCATCGTGGCCGGCAGCGCGATCTTCGGCGGCGCCCGATCGGTGGCCGAAAACATCGCGGGCTTTCGCGCGGCGCTCGCCGTTTGATGGGTCGCGCGCATCGAACGTTTTCCCGTCTCGTGCATTCACGTCAACGACACGGCGCCTCGGGTGTATCCATCGCGCAGGGCCGGTCGACCATCTAGAAACGCGTGCATGTGGAACGGAAGACGATACTGATTACCGGTGCCAGTGGAGGCATCGGGTATGAAACGGCGCTCGGGCTAGCCCGGATGGGGCATCACATCGTGATGATCGCCCGGAACAGGGAGCGGGGAGAGGCCGCGCAGCGGCGCATCGTGCAGGAGGCCGGCGCGGACGCCGCGCAGCTCATCCTGGCCGACCTGGCCTCGCAGGCCGATATCCGCCGCGCCGCCGCGGAAGTGCTCGATCGATACCCGCGGCTGGACGTGCTTGTCAACAACGCCGGCCTGGTTCAGGCGAAACGTGTATTGACCGTCGACGGGTTCGAGATGACCTTCGCCGTCAACCACCTCGCCTATTTCCTCCTCACGAACCTGCTGCTGGACCGCCTGAAGGCCAGCGCGCCGGCGCGCATCGTCAACGTCTCTTCGAATGCGCACAAACGGTCGCGCTTCGCCTTCGACGATCTTCAGGGCGAGCGCTCCTTCGCCCCATACGGCAGTTACGCCCAGTCGAAGCTGGCCAACATCCTGTTCACGCGGGCGCTGGCGCGCCGGCTGGCAGGCACGGGCGTGACCGTAAACTGCCTGCACCCGGGGGTCGTGCGGACCAACATCGCCGGCAGCGGCTGGCACCCCCTCGCCCTGGCGTTCCGCCTGTTCGGCCTGTTTTATCTGAGTCCCAGCAAGGGTGCCGAGACCTCGATCTATCTCGCCAGCTCTCCGGATGTGGCGGACGTCACCGGCGAATATTTCGACCGCAAGAAGTCGGTCAAGGCCGCGCCATCCGCCTATGTCGAGGAGGACGCCGAGCGGCTCTGGCGCCTGAGTGCGGAGATGGTGGGCATGGCCGGCATCTGAACGAGACCGACATCGGGTTGTCACCGACCTGCCGTAGATTGCCGGTTTCATCGGCTGATTCGCATTCGAAGCTGAACCCTTGCCTGTGTCCGCATCCTCCAGACCCCGTAATCCCATTCCGCCGGCAACGGTCCAGGTGGCGCTGCCGCTCCCGCTGGACAAGACGTTTACCTACGCCGTCCCCGACGCGCTGCGCTTTCGGGCGAACGTCGGGTGCCGCGTACTCGTGCCGTTCGGGCACCGAAGCCAGACGGGCGTGATCGTCGCGCTGGACGATGTCGGCGGGGCCGGCGGCCGGCTCAAGCCGCTGATCGACGTGCTCGACGCCCGGCCGGCGTTTTCGCCCGATATGCTGCGCCTGACACGCTGGATCGCCGAATATTATGTATGCGGATGGGGCGAGGTGCTGCGCGCCGCGCTGCCTTCCGGGACCGAGGTGGAGGAGGAATTACGGATCACGCGCACCGACGCGACGCCGGATGTCGAGAGCGTGGGCGGCGTCGAGCTGGAGGTTCTCCGCTGGCTCGAAGAGGAAGGCGAGACGACCTTCAGCGCGTTGCGCGAACAGCTTCAGGGCGTGACGCGCCCGCTGCTCGATCGGCTGGAGTTGGAGGGATGGATCGGGGTGCAGCATGCGGTGGGAAAGCCGCGCGTGCAGATCAAGCAGGTGAAATACGTCCGTCTCGCGACGCCGCCGTCGGAGGGGGAGAAAATCGGGGAGAAGCAGGCGGCGGTACTGGCCGCGCTCGCCGGCGGCGAGGCCGTGCCGCAGCGCGACGTGCTGGCGGGCACCGGGGCGTCGTCGAGCACCGTGGCGAGCCTGGCGAAGCGGGGGTGGGTAGAGGTGATCGAGCACGAGGTGATTCGCACGCCGCTCGGCGAATTGCCGGCGCGTCCGGAGGCGCCGCCGGCGCACGCGCTGCATCCCGCCCAGGTCGCGGCGCTGGACCGGATCGGCGCGGCGATCGGCGCCGGCCGCTTCGAGACGTTTTTGCTCCACGGGGTGACGGGCAGCGGCAAGACGGAGGTGTATATCACGGCCCTGAAACAGGTGCTCGAGCAGGGCAAGACCGGCATCATCCTCGTCCCGGAAATCGCGCTCACGCCACAGACCGTCCAGCGATTCCGCGCGCACTTCGGCGACCGGATCGCCGTGTTGCATTCCCGGATGAGCCCCGGGGAACGCTACGACGCGTGGCGGCATCTGCACGGTGGCCGGTTCGACGTGGTGATCGGGCCCCGTTCGGCGATCCTGGCGCCGCTCGCGAAGGTCGGGCTCATCGTGGTCGATGAAGAGCACGAGGGCTCCTACAAGCAGGCCGATCCCGCCCCTCGCTACCATGCGCGGGATGTGGCGGTGATGCGGGCGCACATGAGCGGAGCCGTCTGCGTGCTCGGCTCGGCGACGCCGAGTTTCGAGACCTACGCCAACGCCTACGAGACCGGCAAATACACCCTGCTGGCGATGCCGGACCGGGTGCCCGTGCCCGGGAAGGAAGCGGCGGCGCTGCCGTCGATCCGCGTCGTGGATCTCGCCACCGAACGCAAGAAGCGCCGGCTGGACGGCGCGTTATCTGAAACGCTGCGCGAGGCCATTGCGAGCCGGCTCGCGCGCGGCGAGCAGGTCATCCTGCTGCAAAACCGCCGCGGCTATGCTCCCGTACTCGAATGCCTCGCCTGCGGCTGGTCGCCCACCTGCACCGAGTGCTCGGTGACGATGACCTTCCATAAGGCGCACAACCACCTCCGGTGCCACTATTGCGGACGGGCGCAGCGGCTGCCGCGGACCTGCGGGCAATGCGGCAGCACGGAGCTGCGGCGCCTCGGCGCCGGCACGCAGCGGGTGGAAGAAGAACTGGCGGCGTATTTTCCGGATGCGCGGGTGCTGCGGATGGATCTGGACACGACGACGCGCAAAAACGCCCACCACCTGCTCCTGGACCGGTTCGGCCGCGGCGAGGCGGATATCCTGGTAGGGACGCAAATGGTGGCGAAGGGGCTGGATTTTGGCCGCGTGACCCTCGTCGGCGTCATCGATGCGGATGTGGGGATGCTGATGCCCGATTTCCGGGCCGAAGAACGCACGTTCCAGCTGCTGACGCAGGTCGCCGGCCGCGCCGGCCGGGCCGGCCTGCCGGGCGAGGTCGTGCTCCAGACCCGCAACCCCCGGCATCCCGTCATCGTGCACGCCTGCGCGCACGACGTCGAGGGGTTCATCCGTCTCGCGCTGCCGGTCCGGCAGGCGCTGAACTATCCGCCGTACGGCACCGTGGTGCTGGTCGAGTTCCGCGGCCCCGACGAGGCGGAGGTCGAACGGCTTGCGCGGCGCTGGCACGCCGCGTTCCCCGCCGGCGTGCTGGATGTGCTGGATCCCCAGCCGGCACTGATCGGCCGAGTCAAAAACCAGTTCCGCTACCACGTCGTGATCAAGGCCCCGCGCCGCCTCGCCGGCGGCGAACTCCAGCACCTCCTCCGACAGGCCGGCGCCGCCTTCGGCAAACTCCCCAACGGCTACCGGATGTCGGTGGACGTGGATGCGAATACGCTGTATTGAGCGCCAGATACCCGTTTTAAATCGCAAATCGAATATCGAAAAATGCAGAGTGTGATGTCAGTGGCGAGCTTTACTCGAATTCTTTTTGGCGGTTAATATTGAACGCGCGGTGATGCGCATCAATTGATCCACCTCGTCAATGAGTGCCGGCAGTTGCGACCCATCACCTACTGACAGATGCCTTGCCAGGTGCAACCACGTTGATGTTTCCCGCAGTTCTTTCAAACAGATACCCATCTTGTGAATAAAGTCGCGGCGGCTTTCGGCGGCACCCGCTTCCGCATAGTTCGCCAGAGGAGAGGTCCCGCTTCGAACGAGCTGGCCCGCAAGATGCCGCCCCAGGTATGTTCTCGGAAGCTGCTCGACAAAAAGGCCTATTCGCGCCGCCAAATTGAAAAACCTGTTGTGAAGCTGGCGTTGAGTCATGGCGCTAAAGTGCTCGTGAAACGGATAGGATCGACGCAACGATGGGGTTCAAATTCCATCACCTCCTACCTAGACAGTTTGAGAAGCGAACGCGTACCCTCTCACTGCGCGGCCAGGCTGAATGGCTGATCAGCGCTCCGTCGCGCCTCGATCTTTTGGTGCCAGGGCACGTGGTCCTAGGGCTACCGGTCAAAACACGGCTTTTCGCGAGAAATGCTGCATCTTGCATTCCGCACCCATCCCTCGTCCCGAAGTGGTGCACATCCTCGCTAAATAATTGACGTTACGCACGTTCATGACGTGATCTATCGATGCGGGATGCAAGATGCAGGATGTTTACCGAAACCCCGTCCGTTTTATCGATTATCCTGCATCCCTGTATCCTGCATCACAAGACCTGAGGCTATCGTGCGTAAGATCAGTAAATAATATGCGATGTGCGATTTCAAATTTGCATTCCGGCGCAGCCGGAACCATTCCCCCGCTCGCCTGTTTGTCCCCATCCAACCGCGAGAACATCGAGTCTCGCGCCAACATGGGGCAAGTCCCGTACGACCAGCTCCCTCTGAACCCCGTCAGGACCGGAAGGTAGCAGCGGTAGGAGGTTGTAGCGGTGCGATACGGTAAGCTTGCCCTACTTTTTTTGTCGCCAGTTTACGCGACGCGCCGTATCTTCGCAGCGCACCCACCACCTGATTGTCCTCGCACCAGTCGATCGATTCCATGATGCCGTCCCTCGACATCCTTCTCATGGCGCAACCTTCGCCGGATCAGAACCCCTTCGTCACGTTTCTTCCGCTCGTTCTGATCTTTGTGGTTTTTTACTTCTTCATGATCCGCCCCCAGCAGAAACGGGAGTCGGAACGGAAGAAGATGATCGAGGCGGTGAAGAAAGGGGAGCGCGTGGTGACGATCGGCGGCATTCATGGGACGGTGACCCAGGTGGATGAAACCAGCGTCCTCGTCGAAATCGACAAAGGAAGCAGCGCGAAGATCCGGGTGGACAAGAGCGCTATTGCGCGCGTAGAGACGAAGGAGTGACCGCCGGCTGACGCCCTCCGCGCCGTATCGATATCTCGAACCTGGCCTCTGCCCACGGGTACAACCTCCCGCGGCAAGCGACACAGGCGTTTGGAGTACAGACATGGATCACGCGGAAAAGCGCGAAGTAACCCCGGCCAGCTTCGACAGCGTCGAACAGGCCGTTGAGGATATACGTAAGGGACGGCTCGTCATCGTCGTCGATGACGAGGACCGGGAGAACGAGGGCGACTTCATCTGTGCGGCCGAGGCCATCACGCCGGAGCTGGTCAACTTCATGGCCAGCCAGGGCCGCGGCCTGATCTGCGTTCCCATCACCCGCGAACGGACCGTCGAGCTCGATCTCGACATGATGGCGAGTTCGAATACGGCCCTCCACGAGACGTCCTTCACGGTTTCCGTGGACTATCGGATCGGCACATCCACCGGCATCTCCGCGGCCGACCGCTCCCGAACCATCGCCGCCCTCGCGGATCCAAAAGCGAAACCGGCGGATTTCGCGCGCCCCGGGCATGTCTTCCCGCTGCGCGCCTTCGAAGGGGGCGTGCTTCGGCGCGCCGGCCATACCGAGGCTGCGGTGGACCTGGCCCGCATGGCGGGTTTCGAGCCCGCCGGCGTGCTCGTGGAGATCCTGAACGAGGATGGAACCATGGCCCGCGTACCCGAGCTGCGCAAACTCGCGAAGCAGTTCGATATGCGGATCATTACCATCAAGGACCTGATCGCCTACCGCATGCGGCACGAAAAGCTCGTCCGCGAGCTCGTATCCGTCGATATGCCGACCCGGTTTGGCGATTTCACGCTCACCGCCTTCGAGGAGCGGCTCACCGGGGATGTGCATCTGGCCATGCAAAAAGGCGCCTGGACCGAAGAGGACCCCGTGCTCGTGCGTGTCCACTCCCAGTGCGTGACGGGCGATATCTTTGGCTCGATGCGGTGCGACTGCGGAGACCAGCTCGCGCTGGCGTTGCAGCAGATCGAGCGGGAAGGGCAGGGCGTGTTGCTCTACATGAAACAGGAGGGGCGCGGCATCGGCCTCATCAACAAACTGCGCGCCTATAAGCTGCAGGAGCAGGGGATGGATACCGTCGAGGCGAACGAAGCCCTCGGCTTCAAGATGGACCATCGCGACTACGGTATCGGATGCCAGATCCTGCGCGATCTGGGAATTCGCAAGCTCAGGCTGATGACGAACAATCCGACCAAGCGGGTGGGGCTCGCCGGCTACGGACTCGAAATCGTCGAACGCGTGCCTGTCGAAGTGCCGCCCAACGCCGTCAACGAAAAATACCTGCGGACCAAGCGCGACCGCATGGGTCATCTCATCCTGGGCGAAATGAGCGCGCACGATCAGGAGGCGCTGGGTCGGGTTTTGTAAGGCCGGGTTTTGTAAGTCCGCGCCGCGTAAGTCTTCGCGGAGTCAGTCTTCGCGGATCTTCAGGGTCTCGCCCGCCGCTACGCCGGCGACGCGCGTCGTCTTGCCGCTGCCGGGCCACGTCACCACGACACTGTCGGCCACGGTAGCCTGCCCCAGCCCGATCACCATCGTTCCCACATCCGACTGGGTCAGGTACGACGAGCCCGTCCGCACCATGCGTCGCTGGGCGATGCCACCGGCCCACACCGTGACCTTCGCCCCGATGGCCTGGACATTGGGTTTTTTTCCTGTGAATTGCAGCCGGATCGCCTGGTTGCCCGAGGCCTCGTTGCGCAGCAGGCGGGGCGATCCGCCGTTTAACGTAAACAACACATCCAGATCGCTATCCCCGTCGATATCGGCCGTCGCGACGCCGCGCGCCACGATGGGTTCGGAGAAGGCAGGGCCGGCCGTGTCGCTCACGTCGACGAACTGGGCGCCGTCGTTCCAGAAGACCTGGGGTTTCTGGGCAAAGTGGATGTCTTGCTGGACCGCGTTGATCTCGGGTTCGATGTGGCCGTTGGCCGTCAGCAGGTCCAGCCGGCCGTCGAGATCGAGGTCGACGAACTGGAGCCCGAACGTAAGCGCGAGGAGGGAGGGACGGGTGAGGCGCGCGGCGCCGGCGCGGTCCTGGAACAGCTTGCCGTCGCCGATCTGGGTGTAGAGGGAGATGGGCTCCTTGGCGAAGTTGCCGATGGCGATGGCGTACTGGCCGTCGTTGTGGATGTCGGCGACATCGAGCCCCATGCCGGCGCGGGCGCGGCCGACTTCGTCGTAGGCAATGCCGGCGGGGACGGCGGTGTCGGTGAACGTCCCGTCGCCGTCGTTCATGTACAGAAAGTTAGGCTGGGTGTCGTTGGATACGACGAGGTCCGGCCACCCGTCGTCGTTCAGGTCGCCCACCGCCACGCCGAGCGACTTGCCCTCGTCGTTGCGAACGCCGGCGGCTTCCGTCACGTCCTCGAATCGGCCGTTCCCCAGATTGCGGTACAGGCGGGACGATTCCCCCTTGTAGCCCTCGGGCGTGGCGTATGACTTGGTTTTGCCGTCTCGCGTGACGTAAATGTCCGTTTCGGGGGTCCATTTTACATAGTTCGCCACGAACAGATCGAGCCAGCCGTCCCGGTCCACATCCACCCAGGCGGCGCTGCTGGACCACGCCGGCGTGGCGCCCGGGCGCGGATCGTTGCCCGAGACCCGCGCGGCGGCGGTGACGTCGACGAAGCGCCCCGCGTCGTTACGGAGCAGGCGGTTGTCGCCCACGGCC carries:
- a CDS encoding DUF3179 domain-containing protein, with translation MRIQAISRLAFTLLLLTAGCDSGGNGDAGDPPMELGCIVDANLFRDGGVGKDGIPALVDPPLVSAPTATYLADSSRVIGLVAGERAIAIPHNILWWHEIVNLTLDGAPLAVTFCPLTGSSMAFDRSAAAGAAFGVSGLLYQSNLTMYDRNTDESLWPQMNREAGCGERNGTPLVMSPVIEMTWAGWQALHPDTEVLSSQTGWTRNYTPAGYPYGDYEDIDNNRLLVNLPIDTRRPPKERVLGIPGTDGGVAYPFGLLDDGAPTRALADTVDGLPVVILWDGAKRAAMAYTAELDGAPIAFEIHEGRIEDTDTGSVWEVDGRAVEGDRAGARLTPIAEAYVAFWFAWATFEPNTRIWGVP
- the rpe gene encoding ribulose-phosphate 3-epimerase gives rise to the protein MPILAPSILSADFSRLEAHAREAVAAGAEWLHIDVMDGHFVPNITIGPLIVEALKPLSQETGAVLDVHLMIENPERYIDAFAKAGAHRITVHVETCPHLHRTIQQIREAGVLPGVTLNPATSLSTLDEILPFVELVLIMSVNPGFGGQAYIPQSTQKIRRLRQEMKARGLDLRLQVDGGVKASNVREVVDAGADVIVAGSAIFGGARSVAENIAGFRAALAV
- a CDS encoding SDR family oxidoreductase; translated protein: MHVERKTILITGASGGIGYETALGLARMGHHIVMIARNRERGEAAQRRIVQEAGADAAQLILADLASQADIRRAAAEVLDRYPRLDVLVNNAGLVQAKRVLTVDGFEMTFAVNHLAYFLLTNLLLDRLKASAPARIVNVSSNAHKRSRFAFDDLQGERSFAPYGSYAQSKLANILFTRALARRLAGTGVTVNCLHPGVVRTNIAGSGWHPLALAFRLFGLFYLSPSKGAETSIYLASSPDVADVTGEYFDRKKSVKAAPSAYVEEDAERLWRLSAEMVGMAGI
- the priA gene encoding primosomal protein N'; the encoded protein is MSASSRPRNPIPPATVQVALPLPLDKTFTYAVPDALRFRANVGCRVLVPFGHRSQTGVIVALDDVGGAGGRLKPLIDVLDARPAFSPDMLRLTRWIAEYYVCGWGEVLRAALPSGTEVEEELRITRTDATPDVESVGGVELEVLRWLEEEGETTFSALREQLQGVTRPLLDRLELEGWIGVQHAVGKPRVQIKQVKYVRLATPPSEGEKIGEKQAAVLAALAGGEAVPQRDVLAGTGASSSTVASLAKRGWVEVIEHEVIRTPLGELPARPEAPPAHALHPAQVAALDRIGAAIGAGRFETFLLHGVTGSGKTEVYITALKQVLEQGKTGIILVPEIALTPQTVQRFRAHFGDRIAVLHSRMSPGERYDAWRHLHGGRFDVVIGPRSAILAPLAKVGLIVVDEEHEGSYKQADPAPRYHARDVAVMRAHMSGAVCVLGSATPSFETYANAYETGKYTLLAMPDRVPVPGKEAAALPSIRVVDLATERKKRRLDGALSETLREAIASRLARGEQVILLQNRRGYAPVLECLACGWSPTCTECSVTMTFHKAHNHLRCHYCGRAQRLPRTCGQCGSTELRRLGAGTQRVEEELAAYFPDARVLRMDLDTTTRKNAHHLLLDRFGRGEADILVGTQMVAKGLDFGRVTLVGVIDADVGMLMPDFRAEERTFQLLTQVAGRAGRAGLPGEVVLQTRNPRHPVIVHACAHDVEGFIRLALPVRQALNYPPYGTVVLVEFRGPDEAEVERLARRWHAAFPAGVLDVLDPQPALIGRVKNQFRYHVVIKAPRRLAGGELQHLLRQAGAAFGKLPNGYRMSVDVDANTLY
- a CDS encoding four helix bundle protein, which encodes MTQRQLHNRFFNLAARIGLFVEQLPRTYLGRHLAGQLVRSGTSPLANYAEAGAAESRRDFIHKMGICLKELRETSTWLHLARHLSVGDGSQLPALIDEVDQLMRITARSILTAKKNSSKARH
- the yajC gene encoding preprotein translocase subunit YajC, producing the protein MMPSLDILLMAQPSPDQNPFVTFLPLVLIFVVFYFFMIRPQQKRESERKKMIEAVKKGERVVTIGGIHGTVTQVDETSVLVEIDKGSSAKIRVDKSAIARVETKE
- a CDS encoding bifunctional 3,4-dihydroxy-2-butanone-4-phosphate synthase/GTP cyclohydrolase II gives rise to the protein MDHAEKREVTPASFDSVEQAVEDIRKGRLVIVVDDEDRENEGDFICAAEAITPELVNFMASQGRGLICVPITRERTVELDLDMMASSNTALHETSFTVSVDYRIGTSTGISAADRSRTIAALADPKAKPADFARPGHVFPLRAFEGGVLRRAGHTEAAVDLARMAGFEPAGVLVEILNEDGTMARVPELRKLAKQFDMRIITIKDLIAYRMRHEKLVRELVSVDMPTRFGDFTLTAFEERLTGDVHLAMQKGAWTEEDPVLVRVHSQCVTGDIFGSMRCDCGDQLALALQQIEREGQGVLLYMKQEGRGIGLINKLRAYKLQEQGMDTVEANEALGFKMDHRDYGIGCQILRDLGIRKLRLMTNNPTKRVGLAGYGLEIVERVPVEVPPNAVNEKYLRTKRDRMGHLILGEMSAHDQEALGRVL
- a CDS encoding CRTAC1 family protein, whose translation is MPTPRYACAVLAALIATGCGGNEAAQEQPTFTRESPSFAQDRSGAAGADLRFTDITREAGIAFTHVTGAFGNKWMPETIGSGGGFFDYDGDGLVDILLVNSAEWPGHASDRPRPTPHLYRNRGDGTFDDVTARAGLDISFYGMGAAMADYDADGDIDLYLTAVGDNRLLRNDAGRFVDVTAAARVSGNDPRPGATPAWSSSAAWVDVDRDGWLDLFVANYVKWTPETDIYVTRDGKTKSYATPEGYKGESSRLYRNLGNGRFEDVTEAAGVRNDEGKSLGVAVGDLNDDGWPDLVVSNDTQPNFLYMNDGDGTFTDTAVPAGIAYDEVGRARAGMGLDVADIHNDGQYAIAIGNFAKEPISLYTQIGDGKLFQDRAGAARLTRPSLLALTFGLQFVDLDLDGRLDLLTANGHIEPEINAVQQDIHFAQKPQVFWNDGAQFVDVSDTAGPAFSEPIVARGVATADIDGDSDLDVLFTLNGGSPRLLRNEASGNQAIRLQFTGKKPNVQAIGAKVTVWAGGIAQRRMVRTGSSYLTQSDVGTMVIGLGQATVADSVVVTWPGSGKTTRVAGVAAGETLKIRED